The Corallococcus silvisoli genome contains a region encoding:
- a CDS encoding EscU/YscU/HrcU family type III secretion system export apparatus switch protein, whose product MSGEKTEQPTAKRLREARRKGQFPRSRMLSASAVTLGGLLGFTAFAPDGFTRLKDWASRLMLEQSLVGAWEDGAWIAVRLCGPALGGAVVASLAVSVATVGFEMDASHAAPKLERINPAAGLKRLFSVRPLMEMGKALLVAALLASIVWSEVEAVGPDALRAAWLEGTRGLEFLVGRLAALVSRLAWVVLGCGAVDYALARRRHLRDLMMTRDEVKREHKESEGDPRHKGQRRALHRQLAQGGSARGVQKASAVIVNPTHIAVALRYDAGECDAPYLVAKGREQDALALKEEARRQGIPVVRDVPLARSLIHFDVGESIPEELYQAAAVVLRTAMETRGPDDRPRRQT is encoded by the coding sequence ATGAGTGGGGAGAAGACCGAGCAGCCCACCGCGAAACGGCTGCGGGAGGCGAGGCGCAAGGGCCAGTTTCCTCGCAGCCGCATGCTCTCCGCCAGCGCGGTGACGCTAGGGGGATTGCTGGGCTTCACCGCGTTCGCGCCAGATGGCTTCACCCGGCTGAAGGACTGGGCATCCCGGTTGATGTTGGAGCAGAGCCTCGTGGGTGCGTGGGAAGACGGGGCCTGGATCGCCGTCCGGCTTTGTGGTCCCGCGCTGGGGGGCGCCGTGGTGGCATCCCTGGCGGTGTCGGTGGCCACCGTGGGCTTCGAGATGGACGCGAGCCATGCCGCGCCGAAGCTTGAACGCATCAACCCGGCGGCGGGCCTCAAGCGCCTCTTCAGCGTGCGGCCCCTCATGGAAATGGGCAAGGCCCTGCTCGTGGCGGCGTTGCTGGCGTCCATCGTCTGGAGCGAGGTGGAGGCGGTTGGCCCGGATGCCCTGCGGGCCGCGTGGCTCGAGGGAACCCGGGGACTGGAGTTCCTTGTCGGCCGGTTGGCGGCGCTGGTGTCGCGGCTGGCGTGGGTGGTCCTGGGCTGCGGTGCGGTGGACTACGCGCTCGCGCGTCGTCGGCACCTGCGCGACCTGATGATGACCCGCGACGAAGTCAAACGAGAGCACAAGGAAAGCGAAGGCGATCCGCGTCACAAGGGGCAGCGGCGGGCCCTGCATCGGCAGTTGGCACAGGGCGGGTCGGCACGAGGGGTGCAAAAGGCCAGCGCCGTGATCGTCAACCCCACGCACATCGCGGTCGCGCTCCGCTACGACGCGGGCGAATGTGACGCGCCCTACCTCGTGGCCAAGGGGCGCGAACAGGACGCGCTCGCGCTCAAGGAGGAGGCACGGCGTCAAGGCATTCCCGTGGTCCGGGACGTGCCGCTCGCCCGCAGCCTCATCCACTTCGACGTCGGCGAGTCCATCCCCGAGGAGCTGTACCAGGCAGCGGCCGTCGTGTTGCGGACCGCGATGGAGACGCGCGGGCCGGACGACCGTCCACGGAGACAGACGTGA
- a CDS encoding EscT/YscT/HrcT family type III secretion system export apparatus protein: MGPHAVAVALCAARLVPIAFLCPLLGGQAAPTTVRLGLVLALSLFLHVEAGVGFNGEVETPWVMVALVVRELAYGVSVGLVSALPFDAARMGGRFIDLFRGSSAEASLPLAGSRESATGDGLYHLLVARVVSGALFPLVLSALLRGFGVVRLGAFVPTEAAAVHVVVMVGGAMATGLALGAPVAAAALAVDCFLGVASRAAAQVNLQELGAPLRILGGGALLWLGVGLLCERLLAGVASTEGALSLLGEVSR, encoded by the coding sequence ATGGGACCGCACGCGGTCGCGGTGGCGCTGTGCGCGGCACGCCTCGTGCCCATCGCGTTCCTCTGCCCGTTGCTCGGGGGGCAGGCCGCTCCGACGACGGTGCGCTTGGGGCTGGTGCTCGCGCTGTCGCTCTTCCTGCATGTCGAGGCAGGGGTGGGGTTCAACGGTGAGGTTGAGACGCCGTGGGTGATGGTGGCGCTCGTGGTGCGTGAGCTGGCCTACGGTGTCTCCGTCGGGCTCGTGTCCGCGCTGCCCTTCGACGCGGCGAGGATGGGAGGTCGCTTCATCGACCTCTTCCGAGGGTCCTCCGCGGAAGCGAGCCTACCGCTGGCGGGCAGTCGCGAGTCGGCCACGGGAGATGGGCTGTACCACCTGCTCGTGGCCCGGGTGGTGTCTGGCGCGCTGTTCCCGCTGGTCCTTTCAGCCTTGCTGCGAGGCTTCGGGGTGGTGCGGCTGGGGGCCTTCGTGCCCACGGAGGCCGCTGCCGTGCACGTGGTGGTGATGGTGGGCGGTGCGATGGCCACGGGGCTCGCGTTGGGGGCCCCGGTCGCCGCGGCGGCACTGGCGGTGGACTGCTTCCTGGGGGTGGCCTCGAGAGCCGCGGCCCAGGTGAACCTCCAGGAGTTGGGGGCTCCCCTGCGCATTCTCGGGGGAGGCGCGTTGCTGTGGTTGGGCGTGGGGCTGCTGTGTGAGCGGCTGCTCGCGGGTGTCGCGTCGACCGAGGGCGCGCTGTCGCTGCTGGGGGAGGTCTCGCGATGA
- the sctR gene encoding type III secretion system export apparatus subunit SctR, producing the protein MSALGLGLGVFIPALASASETSLTQASYAGSPLAMMGMLALLSLLPFAVLMLTSFSKIAVVLSLARSAMGTQQAPPTVVLTGLAVVLTGHIMAPVMERMYDAGQAAYDGVHSGAQVLAAAKQVTEPLRGFLMKHGSPEERARFVDLARELRPPEEADQVHETDLFVVIPAFVITELKEAFQIGFIVFLPFLVLDMVIANVLLALGMQTLSPSQVSLPFKILLFVAVDGWALLARGLILGYR; encoded by the coding sequence ATGAGCGCCCTTGGGTTGGGACTCGGCGTGTTCATTCCCGCGCTCGCGTCCGCGTCGGAGACGTCGCTGACGCAGGCGTCCTACGCGGGCAGTCCGCTGGCGATGATGGGGATGCTCGCGCTCCTCTCGTTGCTGCCGTTCGCGGTGCTGATGCTGACGAGCTTCTCGAAGATCGCCGTGGTGCTCTCGCTGGCCCGCTCGGCGATGGGCACCCAGCAGGCTCCGCCGACGGTGGTGCTCACGGGGCTGGCGGTGGTGTTGACGGGGCACATCATGGCGCCGGTGATGGAGCGCATGTACGACGCGGGGCAGGCGGCGTACGACGGGGTTCATTCCGGAGCGCAGGTGCTCGCCGCCGCGAAGCAGGTGACGGAACCCCTGCGCGGCTTCCTCATGAAGCACGGCAGCCCGGAAGAGCGAGCGCGCTTCGTGGACCTGGCCCGCGAGCTGCGGCCTCCAGAGGAAGCGGATCAGGTGCATGAGACGGACCTGTTCGTCGTCATTCCGGCCTTCGTCATCACCGAGCTGAAGGAAGCCTTCCAGATTGGCTTCATCGTCTTCCTGCCCTTCCTGGTGCTCGACATGGTCATCGCGAACGTATTGCTCGCGTTGGGCATGCAGACGCTGTCGCCGAGCCAGGTGAGCCTGCCGTTCAAGATCCTCCTCTTCGTCGCCGTGGATGGCTGGGCCCTGCTCGCGCGGGGACTCATCCTCGGCTACCGGTGA
- a CDS encoding flagellar biosynthetic protein FliQ, protein MTQDVLLTLGREALLLMVLASLPPIGASMVVGFLMSLFQATTQLQESTLSVVPKLCAAVVSLVLAGPWIASQLTRFTQQLLALIAEVAL, encoded by the coding sequence ATGACCCAGGACGTCCTGCTCACGCTGGGGCGCGAAGCCCTGCTGTTGATGGTGCTCGCCTCGCTGCCGCCCATTGGCGCGAGCATGGTGGTGGGCTTCCTGATGAGCCTCTTCCAGGCCACCACCCAGCTCCAGGAGAGCACGCTGTCCGTGGTGCCCAAGCTGTGCGCGGCGGTGGTGTCGTTGGTGCTGGCGGGGCCGTGGATCGCCAGTCAGCTCACGCGCTTCACGCAGCAGCTTCTGGCGCTCATCGCGGAGGTGGCGCTGTGA
- a CDS encoding flagellar biosynthetic protein FliO gives MSTPVHMLVASFSPRGRLLFAAALLVGLAALAPLGGLSWVGTSRLLVGSMALAGLGWVLLRKGGAGGETGAFPPEPLSIVSRVGLSQRCGLALVQVEGRRYLVAYGDTFAEIHEARGMAILPGATLRPTVKPRLDLEPTVLFTRARQARPPCGASRKRGGG, from the coding sequence GTGAGCACGCCGGTGCACATGCTGGTGGCCTCGTTCTCTCCCCGTGGGCGGCTGCTGTTCGCGGCGGCCCTGCTCGTGGGGTTGGCCGCGCTCGCGCCCCTTGGAGGACTGTCGTGGGTGGGCACCTCGCGCCTTCTGGTGGGCTCGATGGCCCTCGCGGGGCTGGGATGGGTGTTGCTCCGCAAGGGCGGTGCTGGCGGTGAGACAGGAGCGTTCCCGCCGGAACCCCTGAGCATTGTCTCCAGGGTAGGGCTCTCCCAACGCTGCGGCCTCGCGCTCGTGCAGGTGGAGGGGCGGCGCTACCTGGTGGCGTACGGTGACACCTTCGCGGAGATCCACGAGGCCCGGGGCATGGCGATTCTTCCCGGAGCGACCCTCAGGCCCACGGTGAAGCCTCGATTGGATCTGGAACCGACGGTGCTCTTCACCCGTGCGCGGCAGGCACGGCCTCCGTGCGGCGCTTCCCGGAAGCGGGGTGGGGGATGA